The Setaria viridis chromosome 9, Setaria_viridis_v4.0, whole genome shotgun sequence sequence GATGCGCACGGGTGTTGCGGATGAACGTATCGTCTGATGTTGCACGATTGATTTTCTGAGATGTttcgatgttgcaatagttggtttttgttgtttcatctgtcaattttcatgttgcaatatttcttcccgtacgagctcaaccccaactcaacatatgatgattttttGGAAATATTGCATGGATGTGTTAaatgttgcggtgggaatttttCCTCGCgaatattatatttatattgagctatttttttcgcatctttttcatgttgcaaccatagatttccgatgttgcagctattttattttgatgttgcaacgaaATGTCGGATAATTAGTGATTTTTATTATGGTACTACTGTAGCCATCAGATTTGAAACGGATGGTGATGCATGCGTCCGACGGGAGTTGCTCCCGCCGGACGTCCAGGCGCTAGCAAGCCCGATGGGTTATATATAGGGCAGAGGAGATCTTAAGAGCTTATGGAAACAGGGCAATCAAGATCTCCTCATATCTGTATCAATCCTAGGGCCGGCTGAATAGCCTGGCCGTGTCCACTGGGCTGACCGGCTGTGATGCCAAGGTCCAGGCCCGCACACGCATAAATACGTTAATCTAACACCCTCGTAGTCACAGCGTCTATGGCACAGACGTTGAGACTGGATCAAAACTCCAAGAAGACAAAGGATGACGACCCTTTGGTGAAGACGTTGGCGAACTATTTGAAGTCATCGGAACATGCAGAACACGGACATCACCAATAGCAACACGCTCTCGGACAAAATGAAGATCGATCTCCACATGTTTTGTGCGTTGATGCTGAACGGGGTTGGAGGACATGTAGACTATGCTGATGTTGTCTTGTCACGATAAACCAACGTAGCCCGGTGCAAAGGAGTATGCAGCTCAGTCAAGAGTTGGCGCAACCAAGTCGCCTCTGCAACAACATTAGCGACAGTGCGGTACTCAACCTCAACACTGATGAGAGAGACTATGTTCTGACGCTTGGAAGACCAGGAGATCAGATTACCACCGAGGAACACGGCGTAGCCAGAAGTGGAATGGCGGGTATCAAGACAtccagcccaatcagcatcagagtAGACCACCAAGTCATCGGCAGAGGAGGCGTGAACAAGCAATCCCAGATGGAGAGTGCCACGGATATACCGGAGGATGCGCTTCAAGGCAGCTAGGTGAGGCTCTCGTGGATCATGCATGTGAAGACAAACCTGCTGTACAGCGATCGGGCGAGTGAACGTGAGATACTGAGAAGCACCAGCAAGGCTGTGAAAATCCGTGGAGTTGGTGACAGGCGCACCATCTGTCGAGAGCTTGGGGTTCCCAACAACCGGCGTCGTACAGGGCTTGTAGTCAGACATGCCAGCCCGCTCCAATATATCCAGTATATACTGACACTAAGAATGAAGCAAAACATCACTTGTAGACTGTACATGCATGCCTAGGAAATGATGAAGGAGCTTGAGGTCCTTCATGGAGAATTCTGTTGGAGAGCCAGAATGATCCGCCGAAGCAAAGCTGTGGAAGAGGCCGTGAGAACGATATCATCCACATAGAGCAGGAGGTAAGTCATGTCACCACCACTGTGATAGATGAACAGAGAGGTGTCTGTCTTGACCTCAACAAACTCGAGCTACAGCAGAAAGGATACAAACCGGTTGTACCGTGCCCTGGGGCCTATTTGAGTCCATACAGGGAGCGATTTAGGTGACACACGAAGTCCAGGTGAGTGGAGTCCTAAAAACCAGTAGGCTGAGCGTAGTAGACAAGCCCATCCAGTGTACCATGCAGAAAGGCATTCTTGACATCCAGCTGATGGATGGGCCACTCGCGCGACAGAGCCAAGGATAGAACTGTCCGGAAAGTGGCAGGCTTGACAACTGGGCTGAATATCTCAGCAAAGTTGACTCCGAGACACTGAGTGAACCCATGTAATACCCAGCACGCCTTGTATCGCTCAAGTGAGTCGTCGGCTTTGAACTTATgcttgaacacccatttaccAGTGACCACATTAGCCTTGGACGGCCGGGGAATGAGATCCCAAGTGTGATTAGCCTGAAGAGCATTGAATTCCTCCTGCATGGCGGCCCGCCAACTGGGGTCCACAAGGGCAGCACGAAAACTTCGAGGTACCGGTTACAGCGGCGAGGCATGGATCAACGTAGGCACACAAAATCCCGACTTGCTGCTGATTGGCAACCGGTGGGATAGGAACCGGGCGGGAGTCATGCTGGAGGAGGCAGACGAGCCGGTGCTGCTAGCGGCGGAGGAGCTAGCGCTACTGACGGCACAGGAGCGGCCCGTCTAGAGTAGATCAGACTAGCCCATCGACCGACGGGGGCTGGAGCCGAGGGGGATCGATGGGTGGCCGCCTGTGGGGCCACACCTGGGTGTGGGGCAGCTGAGGCAGCCGCGAGGGGCGGCCGCGGTGACGCGCCTGGGCGAGTGTCTAAGGGCGAAGAGGAGGCCACCCGCATGGGGGCGCATGATGTCGGGGAAGGCCGTGTCGGTTGGGGGCGGCATGGTCTCGTGTGGAGGAGACTCGGGGCCGGCCGCTAGGGAGCCCATGCTAGCAGGGGTTGCACGTGGCCGTGCGAAAGAGTCGCCGGAGGATCCTATAGGCAAAGAAAACCGTGATGGTCCAATAGGAGCTAACACTACATTAGGTGAGTCTGCCAAAAAATCAAGGTCCTCCAAAGTGACTTGTGAGGAATCCTCAGAGATGGGAAATGAGATCTCATAAAAATGACATGTCGGGAGATGATGATGCGGTTAGAACCGAGATCGAGGCACCAGAATCCCTTGTGATAAGGAGACTAGCCGAGAAAGACACACATGGAGGAACGAGGAGCGAGTTTGTGGGTGGCGGTGGCACAGAGGTTCGAATAGCAAGTACAGCCAAAGACACCAAGATGCTCATAAGACGGTTGTGATCCAAACATGGCGAAGTGCATAGTGGAGAAAGCAAGAGTCTTGGTAGGCAGGATGTTCAGAAGGTACGTGGCGGTACTGAGCGCTTCGACCCAGTAAGAGGGTGGGATCCGAGCCTGAAACAGAAGGGAGCGAACAACGTTGTTGATAGTGGGAATTATGCGTTCAGGTTTACCATTCTGAGATGAGATGTATGGACACGACATGCGGAGATGGATGCCGTGAGTGAGGAAGAACGTGTGGGCGCTGATGTTGTCGAACTCGCGGCCATTGTTGCACTGCGTCCGAACATAAGCCAAAACATTGGAGATAGTCGAAAAGATGTCAGACTTTGAAGTGGGAACGTCCATAAATAATGTGAGCCCATGCTAGCAGGGGTTGCACGTGGCCGTGCGAAAGAGTCGCCGGAGGATCCTATAGGCAAAGAAAACCGTGATGGTCCAATAGGAGCTAACACTACATTAGGTGAGTCTGCCAAAAAAATCAAGGTCCTCCAAAGTGACTTGTGAGGAATCCTCAGAGATGGGAAATGAGATCTCATAAAAATGACATGTCGGGAGATGATGATGCGGTTAGAACCGAGATCGAGGCACCAGAATCCCTTGTGATAAGGAGACTAGCCGAGAAAGACACACATGGAGGAACGAGGAGCGAGTTTGTGGGTGGCGGTGGCACAGAGGTTCGAATAGCAAGTACAGCCAAAGACACCAAGATGCTCATAAGACGGTTGTGATCCAAACATGGCGAAGTGCATAGTGGAGAAAGCAAGAGTCTTGGTAGGCAGGATGTTCAGAAGGTACGTGGCGGTACTGAGCGCTTCGACCCAGTAAGAGGGTGGGATCCGAGCCTGAAACAGAAGGGAGCGAACAACGTTGTTGATAGTGGGAATTATGCGTTCAGGTTTACCATTCTGAGATGAGATGTATGGACACGACATGCGGAGATGGATGCCGTGAGTGAGGAAGAACGTGTGGGCGCTGATGTTGTCGAACTCGCGGCCATTGTTGCACTGCGTCCGAACATAAGCCAAAACATTGGAGATAGTCGAAAAGATGTCAGACTTTGAAGTGGGAACGTCCATAAATAATGTGAGTAGTCATCACGTATAATCAGGTAATACTTGTAACTAGATATATTAGTAATGGGCGAGGTCCAAAGATCACAATGTATTAACTGAAAATTATAAGTAGCACGTGATGACGATACAGGAAAAGGTAGATGAATGTGATAGCCCAATTGACACGCATGACATAAATTATGACTAGCACTTTTATTGCAGGAAATAGCCGATGACGGTCACCCCAAACTGCGTCCGAACATAAGCCAAAAAATTGGAGATAGTTGAAAAGATGTCAGACTTGAGTCGAAGTGGGAACGTCCAAAAATAATGTGAGTAGTCATCAAGAATAATCAGGTAATACTTGTAACTAGAGATACTAGTAATGGACGAGGTTCAAAGATCACAATGTATTAACTGAAAATTATGAGTAGCACGTGACGACGATATAGGAAAAGGTAGACGAATGTGACAACCCAATTGACACGCATGACATAAACTATGACTAGCATTTTTATTGCAGGAAATAGCCGATGACTGTGCTAGTTTGGACAAAACTTCATGACCGGGGTGACTGAGACACTGATGCCAaagcgaggtggaggtggcgacaTGAAAGGCAGAAGCTGGCAGCCGAAGAGGGTAGAGAGGTCCAGAGCTATTGCACCTGATGATCTCTCTTCGAGAGGGTAGATCCTTCACAGAACAACCAAGATGGTCAAACTCCACATAACAGTTATTGTTAGAGGTAAACTGGTGAATAGAAATTAGATTCTTGATGAGACCAGGTGAAACTAGGACATAATTAAGATGAAGGTGCGGTGATAAATCTGTAGAGCCAGTGGAGGTCACGGGAAGTAGATCCCCGTTACCGACAACAATAGATGAAGGAAGTGAATGCTGCGGAGGATAGGAACGAGTGAGGATACCGGCATCAGAGGACGTGTGTGGTGGCACTAGAGTCCAAGTACCACTCGCGCTATTGCAGCTGCTGGAGCGTCATTGTGCTGAAGTTGGCAGCGAGAGCCTGCTGGTCCCAACCTGCACTTGTCGCCGCCCCATAGTAGCCAGGTGGGGGAACAACACTGCACCTAGCCAGGAGGAGGCATAGCCCACTGGCCCTGCCCAGGCATGGCAGCGGTCCATTGTCCCTAGCCACTTTCCAGGAGGGCGTGGGGGTGCTGCACGGGCCTAGTAAAGGAGCGCTGGGGCGCCTGCACCTGCGCCTAGGAACCTGTGGGCCGTGCCACATGTAGATGGCGCCGGTCCAGGGGTTGTGGTAGGTGGGCCACCCACTAGTAGGAGTCTGGCCAGTGCCAGAGATCTGACCTGCCCCGACGTTGGAGGGCTCGGAGGAGGACCCACCACCGTCTTAGGGGAtttgccgctgccgcccttAGGGAAGCCACCGCTAGAGGTCTTCTAGCCGCCGTCGCGCTTTTGGCCACCCCGCTTGCAACGCTTCTGCTCGTCGTTGCCAACAGTGGAAGAGCCTGCCTGCTTCAGTGGCTGATGGGACGGGGAGGACTTGGAGGCGCCTGCCACAGAGGAGGCGGTGAGAGCAGTAGCGGGCGTTATCTTTGCCATGGTGATCTCTTCAAGTATCAATTCGTTCCGCACCTTCAGGAAGGTGGGGAGAGGACGAGTGCATCGAAGATGAAGACCAATGGTAGTGAAACGCTCGTGGAGGCCGTGGATGACGTTGATGACGAGCGTACAGTCGGAGATGCATCCGCCATGCCCTTGTAGCGATGACAGTAGTCGATGACGGAGAGGTCGCCAGGCAAGGTTACGGAACTCCAGGTTGAGGAAGAGGGCCCTAGTCTCGTGGTTGCTGAGGAATTGGGACTCGATGGCGAGCCACACAGCATGAGCATTGGCACCATGCTCCACCACCGCATCAGCTAGCTTGGCGGTGATGACCCCCAGGAGCCACGTCTTGACGAcgcagttcattcaaacccagTCATGGGACTAGGAAACCGAGGTGTCGGAGAGGACGTGGGTCTCCAGCGAGTACTTCCCAAGGACAAGGAGGAAGGATTCACGCCAGCGGGAGTAGAAGGTGGAGGTGACATCGAGGATGAGTGGGAGGAGGGCACGGATATTCTGCACAACGACGACTTGATCATGCAGATTGAGAAGCGTCGTGGCCTAATGCTGGAGAAGGGTGTCGTGGGCGGCGCCGTCGGAGACATGGGAGGCAGAGTCATCGATGTCGTCCGCTAATGAGATCTCGGCCGCGGCGCGCTCATGGGCCAGGCGGGCGCACTCAGCGGCGGCGTCCCGGTCCTGGGCCGCTTGGGCGGCTTCGCGCTCGGTCGCCTCCGCACAGGAGAGGGCGGCAGTGTGGTCGGCCTCCGCCTTCCGAGCACGCTCCTCCTTGGTGAGGCGCTCGGtttcggcggcggccgtggggtCCCTAGCCTCAAGCGCGCCATCCACTGCATTAGTGGTAGGAACAGAGCCAGCGGCGACTTCGTCAACCTTGGTGATGGCGCACAAGGATGCAGTGCCGGACGGCGCGCTAGAGTGTGGAAGGTGAGATAGGATCAAGATCTAAAGCTCATGATACCATGAGGGCAATGAATATTACGTGGGATAATAGATTAGATTGATCAGAGGCATATGTGTTACATAAATAGGGTTGAGGAGATCTTGAGAGCTCATGGAAATAGGGCAATCAAGATCTCCTCATATCTGTATCAATCCTAGGGCTGGCTGAATAGCCTGGCCGTGTCCCTTGGGCTGACCGGTTGTGACGCCAGGGTCCAGGCCCACACACGCATAAATACATCAATCTAACACTAATCGTATACCAGTTGTGGCTGTAAAAAAATGTGGCGAACATAATTAATGTCACACTTGTGACTTTGACAATAAAATATATCTACACATGGGTCATGTGGCTAAGAAACTATGGCAAGTCGTAGCTGTGAAAGTGAACCAAATCATAGTCTAAGGAATCTAAGAAACTGTGACATGCCAAAACTTTTGGCATGGCAACGTTCATCATGTCGCAAACAAAGTCCTGTATCACATATATACTCACAAGTCTCAACATTCATGAACAAGAAGAAATCATATATACCACCATTCTATGGGGCACCTTCCACACATTgttctaaataaaaaaaaaacaaacttgCATCTTACTCAAATCTTCAACCCTTGGAAAGCCAATCATCAATTACATCGCCAAGACTTAAGGATATGACTAAGTTAATTTGTGTATGTCACATTGCAAAGAAGCATGCAACCTACCGTGCCATCCTCCTCATGCCATCCTTTTTCTCCGATCACCACCACCTCTCCCCACCTTATCTCGTTGACCCATCGCCCATTGTAGCAGCATGCATCTTCAAACATGCCTTGCCTCCATACTGCACCTCCAACTTACCTTCCTCCACCAACAATTGGCGACTCCCATTGCTTCATCTCGATCTTACTAGTCGCTAACCTTATCATCTTGACGCTCCCACCTTGACATAGCTACCACCTCAGCCCCTCAGCCCTAGTCCTGAGCCCCTCACCTTCTTTTGCAGGGTGTCTTCCCTGCACAAGGTACTACATTTGCGCAGAGCGCATGTGGTATCATGATAATTTTTTCTTGAATATAAAGGGCATATAAATTTTCTATGATCATCTGCAGAAGAGCTTGCTCTTCTAAAATGGCATGAGCGAAACCTGGAGGAATGTTCCTCAAAAAAACACTAGCCAAGGGGCAACATGCCGtttaaaaatcaaaataaagaaaactacaCTATCTGAATAAGTCGGAAAAAAATCTACAGGCTTGGCCATCAGCAGTTCTGAATACCGGCGTGATTAGCAGGTCGGGGCTCCGGAGTCATGATCACAGTGCACTTTACTCAAAGAAAACAGCCGAGCGGCGAAAACAAATAAGAGGGAGGAGAAACGAGAAGAAAGGGGAGCAATATTTCCACTTCACTAACCACAATTTTTAAACCCGAAACAGCCGAAAGAAAAGCAAGCAGGGAGAGCGAGGAGGCCACAAAGCACCCACCTCCCCTACCCCTCCATTATAACCACCCCCTTCCCACAAAACCACCACGCAGAGGCAGAACCCCGCAGCTCCCATTAATGGACTGCGCAACAGCTTAAACTCCGTCGCCCATTTCAAACGGAACCGGCCGAGCCGCAGCAGCGCAGCGGGCACGCGCCTCTGGGGGTGGAGggaatggcggaggcggcggcgatcctCTCGCTCTCCGCGGCCGCCGTGGTGGAGGACGTGCTGCGGCAGCACGGGTGCCGCCTCAGCGATCGCGACCTCGCGTCACGCAGGGCCGAGGAAGCCGGTGCGGTTTGCGCGCCCCCATCTCGCTTGTGTTTGTTCCGTTttttctgccgccgccgctttggCATATTCGCTCGGGTGGGGTTGTTGTTCTGAATTTCGTTTGCTTCGGTTAATTGGTGGGTGCAGCGTCGCGGCGGAACGAGGCGGCGGGGTGGCTGCGCCGCACGGTGGGGGCTGTCGCCGCGCGTGACCTGCCGGAGGAGCCGTCCGAGGAGGAGttccgcctcggcctccgcaACGGCCAGATCCTCTGCAGCGCGCTCAACCGGGTCCACCCGGGCGCCGTCCCGAAGGCAAGCGCTCCTTGTGTTCGTTCATTTGTCCCGTTCGTTCCCGCGGCCGTTGCCATCGTGTCGTGACGGTGCCCGTTGCGCCATGCGCGCGCCTGCAGGTGGTGGTGAACACGGCGGACTCCGTGCTGCAGGCCGACGGTGCGGCGCTGTCGGCGTTCCAGTACTTCGAGAACGTGCGCAACTTCCTGGTGGCGACGCAGGAGATCGGCCTGCCGTGCTTCGAGGCCTCCGATTTGGAGCAGGTTCGTTTCGGGGCAAGGGGTAGTGGGGTACCACCACCTGGCTTTTCTTGCAGCTGCAGCAACTTGTCACCACTCACCACACCGTTGCTTTCTGCACACACACTCTCGAGGAGGCTGTGACCTTGATGTGCCTTTTTGCCTTTCTGGGCGCAGGGAGGGAAGAGCGCCAGGGTGGTGAACTGCGTGCTCGCACTGAAGTCGTACGGTGACTGGAAGCAATGTGGTGGCACCGGGCCGTGGAAGTATGGGGGGAATCTGAAGCCGTCGGCGTCCGGCAAGTCCTTCGGGAGGAAGAACTCCGAGCCGTTTCGCAGAAGTCAATCGATGAATGAAGGTGAAGTGCCCTATGAGGAGGCTGGATTCAATGCCGATGCTCATCTTGATTCTAGCGACATGGTTAGTTCCACACTTTAACTTAGTAGCTATATTGGCTTCTCTGTATAGTTGCAATCTGGCTGAATTGTTGGTCCTTTCGTATGTATTTCCAAACAGTCGACGTCGCGCCCGCTGAAGATGTTGGTTAGTGCAGTTTTGTCCGACAAGAGGCCAGATGAAGTTCCACAGGTATGCCAATTTGCTTCCCCGTTTTTTGTAAGCTACTTACCAGTTCAACGGAGATAGCTAATTTGGTTCAATATTTTTCGATTATGAGATTACCAGTTCCATGAAGTTCTTATGCTTTTGTTTGTTTGCAGCTCTTGGAGTCCATGCTGAGTAAACTTGTTGAAGAATTTGAAAATCGTCTAAACAGCCAGAATGAATTGGTATGTTTGGTATTATTTGTCCATTTCTTATCTGTTGTTTATGAATTGCTTCTGCATACGACATATGGCATTATGCTGAGTGAGCAGTTGACAATATAGTAATCGAAGTTCCAATACATTGTGCAGGTCAAAGCGGCTCTAAAAAATGGTACTGACAGCACCAAATCCTTTTCGAAATCAAAGGTTCTGGTTGAGACCACTCCTAATACTAGTGGGAGAAAGGCAAGTTGTGAATCATTCTTATTTAATATGCTCGaattgtgtttcttgttttacTCATCAAGTAACTCTTGCTGTTATCACAAATACAGTTAGGACAAATATACTACTAATTTAAGCTTACATCTAAAATTTAGTTCATCTCC is a genomic window containing:
- the LOC140221227 gene encoding uncharacterized protein, which produces MNCVVKTWLLGVITAKLADAVVEHGANAHAVWLAIESQFLSNHETRALFLNLEFRNLAWRPLRHRLLSSLQGHGGCISDCTLVINVIHGLHERFTTIGLHLRCTRPLPTFLKVRNELILEEITMAKITPATALTASSVAGASKSSPSHQPLKQAGSSTVGNDEQKRCKRGGQKRDGG